In Aegilops tauschii subsp. strangulata cultivar AL8/78 chromosome 3, Aet v6.0, whole genome shotgun sequence, one genomic interval encodes:
- the LOC109783138 gene encoding uncharacterized protein, giving the protein MAAMAFFCFDVSPSQRALAAVGSIAGSGVERDDCDYGRGAGFCKAVVAVFGPEYLREPTIADTERLLAGQYKGHVKGDTVILEAVASQDLWIWHSFFGMVGSHNDTSVLQCSPVFARLTEGHCLEVSFDLNGHQYNKGYYLADGIYPRWSTLMKTIPNPQGEKR; this is encoded by the exons atggcggccatggccttcttctgctTCGACGTAAGCCCGTCCCAGAGAGCATTGGCCGCCGTGGGATCCATCGCGGGGAGTGGTGTGGAGAGGGATGACTGTGACTATGGCCGGGGCGCCGG TTTCTGCAAGGCCGTGGTGGCAGTGTTCGGCCCTGAGTACCTGAGAGAGCCAACTATCGCTGATACAGAGAGGTTGTTGGCG gggcaGTACAAGGGGCATGTGAAAGGTGATACTGTCATACTCGAAGCGGTGGCTTCACAAGATCTGTGGATATGGCATTCTTTCTTCGGCATGGTTGGTTCTCACAATGATACCAGTGTTCTTCAATGTTCTCCAGTGTTTGCAAGGCTTACAGAAGGCCACTGTCTGGAGGTCAGCTTTGACCTCAATGGCCACCAGTACAACAAGGGATATTACCTTGCTGATGGTATCTATCCACGGTGGTCCACTCTTATGAAGACCATACCCAATCCACAAGGAGAGAAGAGATAG